In Synechococcus sp. CB0101, a genomic segment contains:
- a CDS encoding IMS domain-containing protein — protein sequence MELPIDHFRLLGVSPTTDSETVLRTLQQRLDRAPDQGFTVDTLQARAELLQASAELLSDEERRHSYERELTAIADTSEGSIAALEIPPSREVGGLLLLMEAGQAQEAFEAASRGLQPPQAPALGSSREADLTLVAGLACQAASADFRNQRRYEAAARTLQQGLQLLQRMGQLADRRRQLEHELKLLLPYRVLDLISRDLSSLTARQEGIRLLEQLVLRRGGLEGELDPDFPQDEFQPFFKQIRQFLTVQEQVDLFSRWADAGSATADFLASFALTAAGFVQRKPERIQAGFQRLQASGQAGMEVFLACQQLLLGQVEQAQTLFDAGADEALRQWAQEQSDDPLARLCAYCRDWLSREVLPGFRDIDAEADLEAWFADRDVQAYVEQQDRIRARLHPSPTAEAAPTASDAAGELPAWPELNFESLSTSLDTEASATDDTSDDDDDLWDGPNWRLPELHWPELHWPDLSALPRWALPAAGGAVALVALGGWLLLRPRSQPVQPLPVQPVEQAKPAEPAPAPTPNFPLTAAEPSETQLQELLEAWLAAKAAVLAGQTAPLPLTDLARSSQVQLLQRQEQTLRNAGATELVKAKVESFTVNERGPNRIAAQVQLQYSDERRSSTGAVLNQTPSTQLTNTYVFARDGKRWLLAAYKPS from the coding sequence TTGGAACTGCCGATCGATCACTTCCGCCTTCTCGGTGTCTCCCCCACCACCGACAGCGAAACCGTGTTGCGCACCCTGCAGCAACGGCTGGATCGTGCACCGGATCAGGGATTCACGGTCGACACGTTGCAGGCGCGGGCTGAACTGCTGCAGGCCAGCGCTGAGTTGCTCAGCGATGAGGAGCGCCGCCACAGCTACGAACGCGAGCTCACTGCCATCGCCGACACCAGCGAAGGATCGATTGCCGCCCTCGAAATCCCGCCCTCGAGGGAAGTGGGCGGCCTGCTGTTGTTGATGGAAGCCGGCCAGGCTCAGGAAGCGTTTGAAGCCGCCAGCCGGGGCCTGCAGCCCCCGCAGGCGCCTGCCCTGGGCAGCAGCCGCGAAGCCGATCTCACCCTGGTGGCCGGGTTGGCCTGCCAGGCCGCCTCGGCCGATTTCCGCAACCAGCGCCGCTACGAAGCCGCAGCCCGCACCCTGCAGCAGGGCCTGCAACTGCTGCAGCGCATGGGCCAGCTGGCCGACCGGCGTCGCCAGCTCGAGCACGAACTCAAGCTGCTGCTGCCCTACCGGGTGCTCGATCTGATCAGCCGCGACCTCTCCTCGCTCACCGCCCGCCAGGAGGGCATCCGCCTGCTGGAGCAGCTGGTGCTGCGGCGTGGCGGTCTGGAAGGTGAGCTCGACCCGGACTTCCCCCAAGACGAATTCCAACCCTTCTTCAAGCAGATCCGCCAGTTCCTCACCGTGCAGGAACAGGTGGATCTGTTCAGCCGTTGGGCCGATGCCGGCTCCGCCACCGCTGATTTCCTCGCCAGCTTCGCCCTCACCGCCGCGGGCTTCGTGCAGCGCAAGCCCGAGCGGATTCAGGCCGGCTTCCAGCGCCTGCAGGCCAGCGGCCAAGCGGGCATGGAGGTGTTTCTGGCCTGTCAGCAGCTGCTGCTCGGCCAGGTGGAGCAGGCGCAAACCCTGTTCGATGCTGGCGCGGACGAGGCCCTGCGCCAGTGGGCCCAGGAGCAAAGCGACGACCCCCTGGCACGTCTGTGCGCCTATTGCCGCGACTGGCTGAGCCGTGAAGTGCTGCCCGGCTTCCGCGACATCGACGCCGAAGCCGACCTGGAGGCCTGGTTTGCCGACCGCGACGTGCAGGCCTATGTGGAGCAACAAGACCGCATCCGCGCCCGTCTCCACCCCAGCCCCACTGCCGAAGCGGCCCCCACAGCAAGCGATGCCGCGGGCGAGCTTCCCGCCTGGCCGGAGCTGAACTTTGAGAGCCTGAGCACCAGCCTCGACACCGAGGCCTCCGCCACCGACGACACCAGTGACGACGATGACGACCTCTGGGATGGCCCCAACTGGCGCCTTCCGGAGCTGCATTGGCCTGAACTGCACTGGCCCGACCTGAGCGCCCTGCCCCGCTGGGCCCTTCCGGCAGCAGGCGGCGCTGTGGCCCTGGTCGCCCTGGGTGGATGGTTGCTGCTGCGCCCCCGCAGCCAACCGGTGCAGCCCCTACCGGTGCAACCGGTGGAGCAGGCCAAACCAGCGGAGCCGGCTCCGGCCCCAACCCCGAACTTCCCGCTCACGGCTGCCGAACCCAGCGAAACCCAACTGCAGGAGCTACTGGAAGCCTGGCTCGCGGCGAAAGCAGCCGTACTGGCGGGCCAAACAGCCCCGCTACCGCTCACCGATCTCGCCCGCAGCAGCCAGGTGCAGCTGCTTCAGCGTCAGGAACAAACACTGCGCAACGCCGGAGCCACCGAGCTGGTGAAAGCCAAGGTGGAGAGCTTCACCGTGAACGAGCGCGGCCCCAACCGCATCGCCGCCCAGGTGCAACTCCAATACAGCGATGAGCGCCGCAGCAGCACTGGTGCCGTGCTCAACCAAACCCCGAGCACGCAGCTGACCAATACCTATGTGTTTGCCCGCGATGGCAAGCGCTGGCTGCTGGCCGCCTACAAGCCGAGCTGA
- the ffh gene encoding signal recognition particle protein, giving the protein MFDELSQRFEDAVKNLRGQGSISESNVDGALKEVRRALLEADVSLPVVKDFVDEVRKKALGAEVVRGISPDQKFIQVVHEQLVDTMGGENAPLAAGGKPGEPSVVLMAGLQGAGKTTATAKLGLHLKEQGRKALLVGADVYRPAAIDQLKTLGGQIGVEVFSLGTDAKPEAIAAAGIEKAKAEGFDTVLVDTAGRLQIDESMMEEMVRIREACSPDEVLLVVDSMIGQEAAELTRAFHDQVGITGAVLTKLDGDSRGGAALSIRKVSGAPIKFIGTGEKVEALQPFHPERMASRILGMGDVLTLVEKAQKEVELADVAKMQQKLQEATFDFSDFVQQMRLIKRMGSLGGLMKLIPGMNKIDDGMLKQGEEQLKKIEAMISSMTEAERRDPDLLAANPSRRRRIASGSGHTSADVDKVLQNFQQMRGFMQQMTRGGGMPGMPGMPGMGGGFPGMPGMGGMPGMGGPGRGGGMPKAPKPAKKRKGFGEL; this is encoded by the coding sequence ATGTTCGACGAGCTTTCCCAGCGGTTTGAAGACGCGGTTAAGAACCTCCGCGGCCAGGGCTCGATCAGCGAAAGCAATGTGGATGGCGCCCTGAAGGAGGTGCGCCGGGCGCTGCTGGAGGCCGATGTGAGCCTGCCGGTGGTGAAGGACTTTGTGGACGAAGTCCGCAAAAAGGCCCTGGGTGCCGAAGTGGTGCGCGGCATCAGCCCGGATCAGAAATTCATCCAGGTGGTGCACGAGCAGCTCGTGGACACCATGGGCGGCGAAAACGCGCCGCTTGCTGCGGGCGGCAAACCAGGCGAGCCCTCGGTGGTGCTGATGGCCGGCCTGCAGGGCGCCGGTAAGACCACCGCAACCGCCAAGCTCGGCCTGCACCTCAAGGAACAGGGCCGAAAGGCACTGCTGGTGGGTGCCGATGTGTACCGCCCCGCGGCCATCGATCAGCTGAAAACCCTGGGCGGGCAGATCGGGGTGGAGGTGTTCAGCCTCGGCACCGACGCCAAGCCGGAAGCCATCGCCGCCGCCGGCATCGAAAAGGCCAAGGCCGAAGGCTTCGACACGGTGCTGGTGGACACCGCGGGCCGCCTCCAAATCGATGAATCGATGATGGAGGAGATGGTGCGGATCCGGGAGGCCTGCAGCCCCGATGAGGTGCTGCTGGTGGTGGATTCGATGATCGGCCAGGAGGCCGCCGAACTCACCCGCGCCTTCCACGATCAGGTGGGCATCACCGGTGCCGTGCTCACCAAGCTCGACGGCGACTCCCGCGGTGGCGCCGCCCTCTCGATCCGCAAGGTGAGCGGCGCGCCAATCAAGTTCATCGGCACCGGCGAGAAGGTGGAGGCACTGCAGCCCTTCCACCCCGAGCGGATGGCCAGCCGCATCCTCGGCATGGGGGATGTGCTCACCCTGGTGGAGAAGGCCCAGAAGGAGGTGGAGCTGGCCGATGTGGCCAAGATGCAGCAGAAGCTCCAGGAAGCCACTTTCGACTTCTCGGACTTCGTGCAGCAGATGCGCCTGATCAAGCGCATGGGTTCGCTGGGGGGCCTGATGAAGCTGATCCCCGGCATGAACAAGATCGACGACGGCATGCTCAAGCAGGGCGAAGAGCAGCTCAAGAAGATCGAGGCGATGATCAGCTCGATGACCGAGGCCGAGCGGCGCGACCCCGATCTGCTAGCCGCCAATCCCTCCCGCCGGCGCCGCATCGCCAGCGGCAGCGGTCACACCTCGGCCGATGTGGACAAGGTGCTGCAGAACTTCCAGCAGATGCGCGGCTTCATGCAGCAGATGACTCGCGGCGGCGGCATGCCTGGGATGCCAGGAATGCCCGGCATGGGCGGCGGCTTCCCCGGGATGCCCGGAATGGGAGGCATGCCTGGCATGGGGGGCCCGGGCCGTGGCGGCGGCATGCCCAAGGCTCCCAAGCCAGCCAAGAAGCGCAAAGGCTTTGGGGAGCTCTAG
- the rpsP gene encoding 30S ribosomal protein S16 translates to MIKLRLKRFGKKREASFRLVACNSTSRRDGRPLEELGFYNPRTKETRLDTEAIRARLAQGAQPTESVLTLLERGGLVEKKVRPSVIIGQKKQAAAREAAAKQAAKEAAEAKAAEAAAAAEAAAAAAEAPAEDAAEA, encoded by the coding sequence ATGATCAAGCTCCGCCTGAAGCGGTTCGGTAAGAAGCGGGAAGCGAGCTTCCGCCTCGTGGCCTGCAACAGCACCTCTCGCCGCGACGGTCGCCCCCTCGAGGAGCTGGGCTTCTACAACCCCCGCACCAAAGAGACCCGTCTCGACACCGAAGCCATCCGTGCCCGTCTGGCACAGGGTGCTCAACCCACCGAGAGCGTGCTCACCCTGCTCGAGCGCGGTGGCCTGGTGGAGAAGAAGGTGCGTCCTTCCGTGATCATCGGCCAGAAGAAGCAAGCCGCTGCCCGCGAGGCTGCTGCCAAGCAGGCCGCCAAGGAAGCCGCTGAAGCCAAGGCTGCTGAAGCTGCCGCCGCCGCTGAGGCTGCTGCCGCTGCTGCTGAGGCCCCCGCCGAAGACGCCGCCGAAGCCTGA
- a CDS encoding PhoH family protein — protein MSGADTLTTFTIDLPDQDAALALAGEAETTLHRLEALTGASLVLRGLSLQLRGRPTQLERAAGLVELLRPLWQEGQAITQVDVQTALTALDTGRGEEHQQLGKQVLARSQSGKLLRPRTLKQKAYVEAIERHDLTLALGPAGTGKTFLAAVQAVRALQERRVERLILTRPAVEAGERLGFLPGDLQQKVDPYLRPLYDALHTLLGQERTAALIEKNVIEVAPLAYMRGRTLADAFVILDEAQNTTTAQMRMVLTRLGEGSRMVVTGDPTQIDLPHGQLSGLIEAAQVLEGVEGVAICRLTAADVVRHPLVQRLVTAYANRDAARTSDRR, from the coding sequence ATGTCCGGGGCTGACACCCTCACCACCTTCACGATCGACCTTCCCGACCAGGACGCCGCTTTGGCGTTGGCCGGGGAGGCTGAAACCACCCTGCATCGCCTCGAAGCCCTGACTGGTGCTTCGCTGGTGCTGCGGGGTTTGTCATTGCAACTGCGGGGTCGCCCCACCCAGCTGGAGCGGGCCGCTGGCCTGGTGGAACTGCTGCGCCCCCTCTGGCAGGAAGGGCAGGCGATCACCCAGGTGGATGTGCAAACCGCCCTCACCGCGCTGGATACCGGCCGCGGAGAGGAGCACCAGCAACTGGGCAAGCAGGTGCTGGCCCGCAGCCAGAGCGGCAAATTGCTGCGTCCGCGCACGCTGAAGCAGAAGGCCTACGTGGAGGCGATCGAGCGCCACGACCTCACCCTGGCCCTCGGCCCCGCCGGCACAGGCAAAACCTTCCTGGCGGCTGTGCAGGCCGTGCGCGCCCTGCAGGAGCGTCGTGTGGAGCGGCTGATCCTCACCCGCCCCGCCGTGGAAGCCGGCGAGCGGCTCGGCTTTCTGCCGGGCGATCTTCAGCAGAAGGTGGATCCCTATCTGCGCCCCCTTTACGACGCGCTCCACACCCTGCTGGGCCAGGAGCGCACGGCCGCCCTGATCGAAAAGAACGTGATCGAGGTGGCGCCGCTGGCCTACATGCGCGGCCGCACCCTGGCCGATGCCTTCGTGATCCTCGACGAGGCCCAGAACACCACCACCGCCCAGATGCGCATGGTGCTCACCCGCCTCGGCGAAGGCTCCCGCATGGTGGTGACCGGTGACCCCACCCAGATCGATCTGCCCCACGGCCAGCTCAGCGGCCTGATTGAAGCCGCCCAGGTACTCGAAGGCGTGGAGGGGGTAGCCATCTGCCGGCTCACTGCCGCCGATGTGGTGCGCCATCCATTGGTGCAGCGGCTGGTCACGGCCTACGCCAACCGGGATGCAGCCCGCACCAGCGACCGGCGCTGA
- a CDS encoding Bax inhibitor-1 family protein: MPASSNFQEAIREAQSSALVGPNVVNKALPYVGGGMVLTAGGVMGGLALMASNPALFMPLFWVALIGNFILFFAAQNVAMKGNNGTALPLLAAYSLITGYTLSGLVAMAIGNAGIGAIGTAALATGITFVAASVMGRRMSDSVGQALSGVVGLGIIGLVIAMLVQIVGGIFVPGFGMGGMELLIAGFGTVIFVGAAFVDFYTMPRTYSDDQYLAGALGMYLTYINLFIFILRLVIALNGGGRRD; encoded by the coding sequence ATGCCGGCCAGCAGCAATTTCCAGGAGGCCATCCGCGAGGCGCAATCCAGCGCACTGGTGGGGCCCAATGTGGTCAACAAAGCCCTGCCCTACGTGGGCGGCGGCATGGTGCTTACCGCCGGTGGCGTGATGGGCGGTCTGGCCCTGATGGCCAGCAACCCGGCGCTGTTCATGCCCCTGTTCTGGGTGGCGTTGATCGGCAACTTCATCCTCTTCTTCGCGGCCCAGAACGTGGCCATGAAGGGCAACAACGGCACGGCCCTGCCCCTGCTGGCCGCCTACAGCCTGATCACCGGCTACACCCTCAGCGGTCTGGTGGCCATGGCCATCGGCAACGCGGGCATCGGTGCCATCGGCACGGCGGCCCTCGCCACCGGCATCACCTTCGTAGCGGCCTCGGTGATGGGCCGTCGCATGAGCGACAGCGTCGGTCAGGCCCTGAGCGGCGTGGTGGGCCTCGGCATCATCGGCCTGGTGATCGCCATGCTCGTGCAGATCGTGGGCGGCATCTTTGTGCCCGGCTTCGGCATGGGCGGCATGGAGCTGCTGATCGCCGGCTTCGGCACCGTGATCTTCGTGGGCGCTGCCTTCGTCGACTTCTACACGATGCCCCGCACCTACAGCGACGACCAGTACCTGGCCGGCGCTCTGGGCATGTATCTCACCTACATCAACCTGTTCATCTTCATCCTGCGCCTGGTGATCGCCCTCAACGGCGGCGGCCGCCGCGACTGA
- the era gene encoding GTPase Era encodes MAGGFELGQSPEGYRSGFVALVGRPNVGKSTLLNQLVGEKVAITSPIAQTTRNRLRAILTTPEAQLVLVDTPGIHKPHHLLGERLVQTARGAIGEVDLVLLLVDGSQPAGRGDGFIVELLSHARAPVHVALNKHDLVDPAQAIELEASYRELVPDWPLHPVSALNGDGTEALVSALSAALPEGPHLYPPDAVSDQPEQLLLAELIREQVLQHTREEVPHSVAVQIERIVDDGPRTAVLATVFVERNSQKGILIGKGGRMLREIGSGARQQMQKLINGPVYLELFVKVVPNWRRSASRLAELGYRGDS; translated from the coding sequence ATGGCCGGTGGCTTTGAGCTGGGCCAGAGCCCCGAAGGCTATCGATCGGGCTTTGTCGCCCTGGTGGGGCGCCCCAACGTGGGCAAATCCACGCTGCTGAATCAATTGGTGGGCGAGAAGGTGGCGATCACCTCCCCCATCGCCCAAACCACCCGCAATCGCCTGCGCGCCATCCTCACCACCCCCGAGGCCCAGCTGGTGCTGGTGGACACGCCAGGCATCCACAAACCCCACCACCTGCTGGGTGAGCGCTTGGTGCAGACCGCCCGCGGTGCCATCGGCGAGGTGGATCTGGTGCTGCTGCTGGTGGATGGCAGCCAACCAGCCGGCCGGGGCGACGGCTTCATCGTGGAACTGCTGAGCCACGCGCGCGCCCCCGTGCACGTGGCCCTCAACAAGCACGACCTGGTAGACCCCGCCCAGGCGATCGAACTGGAAGCCAGCTACCGCGAGCTGGTGCCCGACTGGCCCCTGCATCCGGTGAGCGCCCTCAACGGCGACGGCACCGAAGCGCTGGTCAGCGCCCTCTCCGCCGCACTGCCGGAAGGGCCTCACCTCTATCCACCCGATGCGGTGAGCGATCAGCCGGAGCAACTACTGCTGGCGGAACTGATCCGCGAGCAGGTGCTGCAACACACCCGCGAAGAAGTGCCCCACTCCGTGGCCGTGCAGATCGAGCGGATCGTGGATGACGGCCCGCGCACGGCCGTGCTGGCCACAGTGTTCGTGGAGCGCAACAGCCAGAAGGGAATCCTGATCGGCAAAGGCGGCCGCATGCTCCGCGAGATCGGTAGCGGCGCCCGCCAGCAGATGCAGAAGCTGATCAATGGCCCGGTGTACCTGGAGCTGTTCGTGAAGGTGGTGCCCAACTGGCGCCGCAGCGCCTCCCGCCTGGCGGAACTCGGCTACCGGGGGGATAGCTGA
- a CDS encoding phycobiliprotein lyase translates to MSDPATFPPATIEAFLRFCEGEWMSLRSRFQLGSEADAGEGDEWHSSERGELVVRYVEPSANSQPGGISVGPKDQTPRQLLFAADGSFQSGDQQGSWTLWPDGSLELVVEQSGCELRERIWFNKPNLRLRSVIEQPADGTPGRASFSSEIRRVSKPAAPAA, encoded by the coding sequence ATGAGCGATCCCGCCACCTTTCCCCCCGCCACGATCGAGGCCTTCCTGCGCTTCTGCGAAGGCGAGTGGATGAGCCTGCGTTCCCGCTTCCAGCTCGGCAGCGAGGCCGATGCGGGCGAGGGCGACGAATGGCACAGCAGCGAGCGGGGCGAGCTGGTGGTGCGCTACGTGGAGCCCTCGGCCAACAGCCAACCGGGCGGCATCAGTGTGGGACCGAAGGATCAGACGCCGCGGCAGCTGCTGTTTGCCGCCGATGGCAGCTTCCAGAGCGGCGATCAGCAGGGCAGCTGGACCCTCTGGCCTGACGGCAGCCTCGAGCTGGTGGTGGAGCAGAGCGGATGCGAGCTGCGCGAGCGCATCTGGTTCAACAAGCCCAACCTGCGCCTGCGTTCGGTGATTGAGCAGCCCGCCGATGGCACGCCAGGCCGGGCGAGCTTCAGCTCCGAGATCCGCCGGGTGAGCAAGCCGGCGGCCCCCGCTGCTTGA
- the trmD gene encoding tRNA (guanosine(37)-N1)-methyltransferase TrmD, with protein sequence MRLDVVSLAPEAFAPLQGLGVIGRAFAAGRAALHVHNPRDYATDRYRKVDDEPYGGGAGMVLKPEPVYAAVEAIPVLPRRRVLLMSPQGKPLEQADLRRWAADYDQLVFLCGHYEGFDERIRALADEEVSIGDFVLTGGELPAMTIINGVVRLLPGTVGTEACLEDESHSALLLEHPHYTRPADFRGLTVPDVLRSGDHGAIARWRAQQQQERTQQRRPDLYARWQEQQQQQ encoded by the coding sequence ATGCGCCTTGATGTGGTGAGCCTGGCCCCGGAGGCGTTCGCGCCGCTGCAGGGCCTTGGGGTGATTGGCCGTGCCTTCGCCGCCGGCCGCGCCGCACTGCACGTGCACAACCCGCGTGATTACGCCACCGATCGCTACCGCAAGGTGGACGATGAGCCCTACGGCGGCGGCGCCGGCATGGTGCTCAAGCCCGAGCCGGTGTATGCAGCCGTGGAGGCGATTCCGGTGCTGCCGCGGCGGCGGGTACTGCTAATGAGCCCCCAGGGCAAACCGCTCGAGCAGGCGGACCTGCGCCGCTGGGCCGCGGACTACGACCAGCTGGTGTTTCTCTGCGGCCACTACGAAGGCTTCGACGAGCGCATCCGCGCCCTGGCCGATGAAGAGGTGTCGATCGGGGATTTCGTGCTCACCGGCGGCGAACTGCCGGCGATGACGATCATCAACGGCGTGGTGCGCTTGCTGCCCGGCACGGTTGGCACCGAGGCCTGCCTGGAAGACGAGAGCCACAGCGCCCTGCTGCTGGAGCACCCCCACTACACCCGGCCGGCCGACTTCCGCGGTCTCACCGTTCCGGATGTGCTGCGCAGCGGCGACCACGGCGCCATCGCCCGCTGGCGCGCCCAACAGCAACAGGAGCGCACCCAACAGCGCCGCCCCGACCTCTACGCCCGCTGGCAGGAGCAACAACAGCAGCAGTAG
- a CDS encoding SPFH domain-containing protein yields the protein METLFGLPALAVIALLGINGVKVTSGGQSRLVERLGKYDRQLQPGLSFVLPVVERVVSHESLKERVLDIPPQQCITRDNVAIEVDAVVYWQLLEHSRAYYGVDNLQAAMVNLVLTQIRAEMGKLDLDQTFTTRQEVNEALLRELDQATDPWGVKVTRVELRDIQPSRGVQQAMEQQMTAEREKRAAILRSEGERESQLNAARGRAEALVLDAKAKQEALLLEAEAQAKQQALLAQARADAALRLAEVMQANSQASEAIRLLLAGDWMAMGESMANAPAGSVLMVDPQSPAALLTALRDLQKPQG from the coding sequence GTGGAAACGCTGTTTGGCCTGCCGGCCCTGGCCGTGATCGCCCTGTTGGGGATCAACGGGGTGAAGGTCACCAGCGGCGGCCAGTCGCGCCTGGTGGAGCGGCTCGGCAAATACGACCGCCAGCTGCAGCCGGGGCTCTCGTTTGTGCTGCCGGTGGTGGAGCGGGTGGTGAGCCATGAATCGCTGAAGGAGCGGGTGCTCGATATCCCGCCGCAGCAGTGCATCACCCGCGACAACGTGGCGATCGAGGTGGATGCCGTTGTGTATTGGCAGCTGTTGGAGCACTCCCGCGCCTACTACGGCGTGGACAACCTGCAGGCGGCGATGGTGAACCTGGTGCTCACCCAGATCCGCGCCGAGATGGGCAAGCTCGATCTCGACCAAACCTTCACCACCCGCCAGGAGGTGAATGAAGCGCTGCTGCGCGAGCTCGACCAGGCCACCGATCCCTGGGGCGTGAAGGTGACGCGGGTGGAATTGCGCGACATCCAGCCCTCCCGCGGCGTGCAGCAGGCGATGGAGCAGCAGATGACCGCCGAGCGTGAAAAGCGGGCCGCGATTTTGCGCTCGGAAGGGGAGCGCGAGTCGCAGCTCAATGCCGCCCGCGGCCGGGCCGAAGCGCTGGTGCTGGATGCCAAGGCCAAACAGGAGGCCCTGCTGCTGGAGGCGGAAGCCCAGGCCAAACAGCAAGCCCTGCTGGCCCAGGCCCGCGCCGATGCCGCCCTGCGCCTGGCGGAGGTGATGCAGGCCAATTCCCAAGCTTCTGAAGCGATCCGCTTGCTGCTCGCCGGCGACTGGATGGCCATGGGTGAATCGATGGCCAATGCCCCCGCGGGCAGCGTGTTGATGGTGGATCCCCAGAGCCCTGCCGCCCTGCTCACGGCGCTGCGGGATCTGCAGAAGCCGCAGGGGTGA
- a CDS encoding NfeD family protein, whose protein sequence is MVPPPLIWFLVGLALLAVEWLGAEFDGLLAAALAALGVSVFTALLPGLMAGGQVLLFALATGGLLLVLQRWSRRRERAIPASGSRGHATVISGFAAASAEGRVRWQGQSWAATNLEPERTLAPGEAVLVMGRDGNQLQVLRGGLSPSEQER, encoded by the coding sequence ATGGTTCCGCCTCCACTGATTTGGTTCCTGGTGGGGCTGGCGCTGCTGGCCGTGGAATGGCTCGGCGCCGAGTTCGATGGCCTGCTGGCTGCAGCCCTGGCGGCCCTGGGGGTGTCGGTGTTCACGGCGCTGCTGCCAGGGCTGATGGCTGGTGGCCAAGTGCTGCTGTTCGCACTGGCCACCGGCGGGCTGCTGCTGGTGCTGCAGCGTTGGTCGCGCCGGCGGGAGCGGGCGATCCCCGCCAGCGGCAGCCGAGGGCACGCCACGGTGATCAGTGGTTTTGCAGCAGCGAGCGCCGAGGGGCGCGTGCGCTGGCAGGGCCAGAGCTGGGCCGCGACCAACCTGGAACCCGAGCGCACCCTGGCGCCGGGTGAAGCGGTACTGGTGATGGGGCGCGACGGCAACCAGCTGCAGGTGCTCCGAGGCGGGCTGAGCCCCAGCGAGCAGGAGCGATAG
- the ispF gene encoding 2-C-methyl-D-erythritol 2,4-cyclodiphosphate synthase, translating into MQLRIGNGYDIHRLVPGRPLILGGQLLEHPAGLGLDGHSDADVLVHAIMDALLGALSLGDIGKYFPPDDPQWKGADSLVLLEQVVALVAERGWTVVNVDSVVIAERPKLKPHIEAMRSAIASRMGLDPEQVGVKATTNEKLGPEGREEGISCQAVALLQKP; encoded by the coding sequence ATGCAGCTTCGCATCGGCAACGGCTACGACATCCACCGTTTGGTGCCCGGCCGGCCGTTGATCCTCGGGGGCCAGCTGTTGGAGCATCCCGCCGGCCTCGGCCTCGATGGCCACAGCGATGCCGACGTGCTCGTGCACGCGATCATGGATGCCCTGCTGGGCGCCCTGTCGCTGGGCGACATCGGCAAGTATTTCCCGCCCGACGATCCCCAATGGAAAGGGGCCGACAGCCTGGTGCTGCTGGAGCAGGTGGTGGCCCTGGTGGCCGAGCGGGGCTGGACCGTGGTGAACGTGGATTCGGTGGTGATCGCCGAACGTCCCAAGCTCAAACCCCACATCGAAGCGATGCGCAGCGCCATCGCCAGCCGCATGGGGCTGGATCCTGAGCAAGTGGGCGTGAAGGCCACCACCAACGAGAAGCTCGGGCCGGAAGGCCGCGAAGAAGGCATCTCCTGCCAGGCCGTTGCCCTGCTGCAAAAGCCGTGA
- a CDS encoding TIGR03792 family protein yields the protein MLLAGHPDVAIAESVQPGGGFEVAVVEHLRVKVPAEGREAWLKAERGSWEPWLQQQPGYLGRDLLWDPEREEGTLLIRWASREQWKAIPLAEVEAVQERFEELARQATGSRQGNPFPLVFEGELQPAA from the coding sequence ATGCTGCTGGCGGGTCATCCGGATGTGGCGATCGCCGAGAGCGTTCAACCCGGCGGCGGCTTTGAGGTGGCGGTGGTGGAGCACCTGCGGGTGAAGGTGCCGGCCGAGGGGCGAGAGGCGTGGCTCAAGGCCGAACGGGGCAGCTGGGAACCCTGGCTGCAGCAACAACCGGGCTATCTCGGCCGCGATCTGCTGTGGGATCCCGAGCGCGAAGAGGGCACGCTGCTGATTCGCTGGGCCAGCCGCGAGCAATGGAAGGCCATCCCCCTAGCTGAGGTGGAAGCGGTGCAAGAGCGCTTTGAGGAGCTGGCCCGCCAGGCCACGGGCAGCCGCCAAGGCAATCCCTTCCCCCTGGTGTTCGAAGGCGAACTCCAACCGGCGGCATGA